The DNA window TCCCGCGCCCTTCGGCGACCTCGGCGGCGATGGCGCGAGAGAGCCGGTCACGGACGGGGAACCCACCCAAGAATTCGTCGCCGCGTCCGTTCAGGAGACGGCCGCCGGCGAGCGCCTCCGAGAGCACGAACTCGTAGTAGAAGGCCATGCCCCGGAGCGCGCGGGGATGGCAGACCACGCTGGGATAGAAGAGAACCATCTCCAGGTCGGTGAGCCGCGCCCCCGCCTCCCACGCCGCCACCGTCCCCTCGCCGGTCGCATCGGAGGAGGCGTCGGTGAACGACCAGATTGCCTCGTACCCTCCCGTGGCCAGCACGACCGCCCGCGCGCGCACCCCGCTGACGCGGCCGGTGAGGAGGTCGACCAGGACTGCACCCGTCACGCGCTGCCCATCGGTTACGAGTTCCACAAGCATCGCGTCTTCCAGCACGTCGACGCCGCGCCGGCCGAGCTGTCGATCGAGCGCCGAGACCAGTCCCCACCCGCCGCCCCGCACGTACGCGTTCCGCGGGCGAGAGAAGCCCGGCATGCTGAACAAGCGCAGCGACGCGTCGGGCATTCGCTGGAAGAGCACCCCGTAGCGCTCGAGGTCTCTGAGGCGGGCGGGGGCCTCCTCGACCAGGCGCCGGGCCAGCGCGGGGGAACCGAGGCCGCCGGCCTCGCGAAGGGTGTCTCTCAAGTGGAGCTCGATCGTGTCGGTCGGGTCGAGGACTGCCTGCACGCCCCCGCCCGCCATCGGCGTGTTGCCCGACTTGCCGATGGGCCCCTTGCTCACCAGCAGGGTCCGGGCTCCCGCCGATTGGCTCTCGATGGCGGCCCGCACCGCAGCCGCCCCTCCCCCCACCACCAGCACGTCGGTCTCGATGACGGCGCGCCGCACCTCGGGCCGGGCCCGGCCACCCGGCCGCCTCCGGGTGCGGGTCCCCTCGCCGAGCGCGCTGCCAAGGTACACGCGGCGTACGCGCTCGTCGGTCTGCGCCTGGGCGGGCGTCCCGTCCAGGATCAGCCGGCCCGAGTCCAGGACGACGACGCGCTCGGAGACGTCCATCACGAGCGCCATGACATGCTCGACGAGGAGGATCGTGAGGTCCAGCTCGCTCCGGAGACGGCGGAGAAGGGTCTTGAGCTCCTGGATCTTCGGCCGGCTCAGCCCGGCCGCCGGCTCGTCGAGGAGCAGGAGGCGCGGCCGGGCCGCGAGCGCGCGCACCACTTCCAGGAGCCGTTGGTCACCGAACGAGAGGTCCGCCGCCGGTGTGTCACGCACCGGGTCAAGCCCGACCAGTGCGAGCAACGCCCGCGCCTCCTCCACCGCGCTGGCCTCAGCCCTCACCGCCGACGGCAGCCGGAGCCCCGAGCCGAACAACCCGTGTCGCACCCGGAGATGGCTGCCCACCAGCACGTTGTCGAGCACGCTCAGGCGGCGGAAGATCTCGAGGTTCTGGAACGTGCGCCGGACCCCCAGCGCCGCGATCTGGTTGGGCCGGAGGCCGAGAAGCGAGCGACCGTCAAGCCGGATGTCGCCCCGGGTCGGTCGGACGATCCCGGTCACGGCGTTGAGGAGCGTGGTCTTGCCGGACCCGTTGGGGCCGATCAACCCGCAGATCTCGCGGGGCCCCACCGAGAAGCTCACCTCGCCCAGCGCGTCGAGGCCGCCGAAGCGAACCGTCAGGCGATCGACCTCGAGGAGGGGGGGCACGCCTCAGCCTCCCGCCCGGGCACCCGCGAGCGGTCCGCGACACCAGAGGGCGGCCGCGCGAGCGAGTCCCCACACGCCCCGCGGCATGAAGAGCACCGAGCCGCCCAGGATGAGACCGAACGCCATGAACTGGAGGTCCTTCGTGGTCCGCAAGAACTCGGGCAAGAGCGTGATGATGACGGCGCCGACAATGGCGCCGCCGAAGGTGCCGCGGCCGCCCACCACGATCATCATCACGAACATCAGCGAGGTGATGATCGTGAACGACGCCGGGTCGATGAACCCGATGAGCGGACCGAAGAGGGCTCCGGCGACGCCCGCATAGAAGGTCGAGAGCCCGAAGGCGACCAGTTTCCAGGTGACCACGCTCACCCCCGAGCACGCCACCCCGATCTCGGAGTCGCCGAGCGCCAGGAGCGCCCGTCCGGGGCGGGTGCGCAGGAGGTTCTGCATGAACCAGGCGAGGACGGCGACGACGACGAGG is part of the Candidatus Rokuibacteriota bacterium genome and encodes:
- a CDS encoding FAD-binding protein, with product MPPLLEVDRLTVRFGGLDALGEVSFSVGPREICGLIGPNGSGKTTLLNAVTGIVRPTRGDIRLDGRSLLGLRPNQIAALGVRRTFQNLEIFRRLSVLDNVLVGSHLRVRHGLFGSGLRLPSAVRAEASAVEEARALLALVGLDPVRDTPAADLSFGDQRLLEVVRALAARPRLLLLDEPAAGLSRPKIQELKTLLRRLRSELDLTILLVEHVMALVMDVSERVVVLDSGRLILDGTPAQAQTDERVRRVYLGSALGEGTRTRRRPGGRARPEVRRAVIETDVLVVGGGAAAVRAAIESQSAGARTLLVSKGPIGKSGNTPMAGGGVQAVLDPTDTIELHLRDTLREAGGLGSPALARRLVEEAPARLRDLERYGVLFQRMPDASLRLFSMPGFSRPRNAYVRGGGWGLVSALDRQLGRRGVDVLEDAMLVELVTDGQRVTGAVLVDLLTGRVSGVRARAVVLATGGYEAIWSFTDASSDATGEGTVAAWEAGARLTDLEMVLFYPSVVCHPRALRGMAFYYEFVLSEALAGGRLLNGRGDEFLGGFPVRDRLSRAIAAEVAEGRGTPHGGVWTDLRCSPRSPEELGRLLQQWMPGEFKRQLRLGIDPRTTPLEVYPGVHYCLGGVEIDPECRTSVSGLFAAGEVTGNVHGVNRLAGNALSETQVFGAAAGLAAARAEPG
- a CDS encoding branched-chain amino acid ABC transporter permease, producing the protein MSGRLGGLWWVLALVGAAGSAPVVGVYALYLMSLAGVAVIVSLGMDVLMGVAGQISLGHAAFYGIGAYTGALLSAKSVPFWLSLPVAGIIAAAVGVVVGLPALRVSGHYLALMTLAFGEVARLVFLHWESLTGGASGLPVSRPALPPGIRPELGYFYLILVVVAVLAWFMQNLLRTRPGRALLALGDSEIGVACSGVSVVTWKLVAFGLSTFYAGVAGALFGPLIGFIDPASFTIITSLMFVMMIVVGGRGTFGGAIVGAVIITLLPEFLRTTKDLQFMAFGLILGGSVLFMPRGVWGLARAAALWCRGPLAGARAGG